GTCCCGTTCGCGAAAGACGAGGTGGGTGTACAGAAGCACCTCGTTCCCTCGGGGAAGACCCAAGGGGCGGGGAGTGCGCAGGCGAAAGCCTATACCCCCAACCTCGAGCACGACCCCCTCGGCGTCTTCTTCTACGAGTCGACCCCGGAGAAAGTCGATCACCGCCCCGTCCCCTCCACCGCGCGGAAGCGCGTCGCGAGGCGATGGGCGTGCGCGACGGCGACGGCGAGGGCGTCTGCGGCGTCGTCCGGTCGCGGAAGGGCGGTAAGGCCAAGGAGGCGCCGAACCATTTCCTGCACCTGCCCCTTAGGCGCGCGGCCGTATCCGGTGACCGCCGCCTTCACCTCTCCCGGTGCGTAGGCGTGCACGGGAATCCCGAATTCTGCAAGGGTGAGGAGCACGATGCCGCGGGCTTCCCCTACGGCCATGGCGCTCGTCGCGTTGCGGCCGAAGTAGAGGCGCTCTACGGCGGCTTCGTCCGGTGCGAGGTCTTCCACGAGCCGCCGCAAAGAGCGGTAGAGCTCGAGGAGGCGGGTCTCCGGCCGTTGGCCTCCGTCCGTGCTCAACACGCCGTAGGCGTGCGGCCGAAGCTTCCGCCCTTCCACGCGCACGGCGCCGTAACCCAGGAGTTCGAGGCCGGGATCGATGCCGAGGATGAGCAAACCCGCACGACCTTTCTTTCCGGAATTGTCCCCTCGCTCCGCACGCGGGGGCGTTCCCGTTTCGCTCCGGCGCGGGCCTCCGGGCAAGGCCCGTAGCTCCGACCGGGTGGACGTGACCGCGTCCGCAAGGCACGGAGGACGGCCCTTCTCCCCGCCGCACCGGCCGAGGGGGACGTGCTCCGTACCTCTCCTCGGAAAGACGCAACCGAACGCCGTGGCCCGCGCGCCTACGAAAAGTCGATCCGTCTGCCGAAATTGTACCAGAGATCGCACGTCGGTGCACCCTCCCCTGCGGCGTCTCCCCACCGCGG
This window of the Brockia lithotrophica genome carries:
- a CDS encoding Crossover junction endodeoxyribonuclease RuvC, whose amino-acid sequence is MRSLVQFRQTDRLFVGARATAFGCVFPRRGTEHVPLGRCGGEKGRPPCLADAVTSTRSELRALPGGPRRSETGTPPRAERGDNSGKKGRAGLLILGIDPGLELLGYGAVRVEGRKLRPHAYGVLSTDGGQRPETRLLELYRSLRRLVEDLAPDEAAVERLYFGRNATSAMAVGEARGIVLLTLAEFGIPVHAYAPGEVKAAVTGYGRAPKGQVQEMVRRLLGLTALPRPDDAADALAVAVAHAHRLATRFRAVEGTGR